In Dama dama isolate Ldn47 chromosome 9, ASM3311817v1, whole genome shotgun sequence, the following proteins share a genomic window:
- the RDH8 gene encoding retinol dehydrogenase 8, whose product MAGAPRTVLISGCSSGIGLELAVQLAHDPRQRYQVVATMRDLGKKGTLEAAAGEALGQTLTVAQLDVLSDESVAQCLSCIQGGEVDVLVNNAGVGLVGPLEGLSLAAMQNIFDTNFFGAVRLVKAVLPGMKRRRQGHIVVVSSVMGLQGVAFNEVYAASKFAMEGFFESLAVQLLQFNIFISLVEPGPVITEFEGKLLEQVSTAEFPGTDPDTLSYFRDLYLPASRELFHNVGQSPQDVAKVIVKVIGSARPPLRRQTNTRYTPLTALKAMDPSGSLYVRTSHRLLFRWPRLLKLGLRCLACSCFRTPVWPR is encoded by the exons ATGGCCGGTGCACCCCGGACTGTACTCATCTCAGGATGCTCCTCTGGGATTGGCTTGGAGCTGGCAGTGCAGCTGGCTCATGACCCCAGGCAGCGCTACCAGG TGGTGGCCACCATGAGGGACCTGGGAAAGAAGGGGACACTGGAGGCAGCTGCTGGGGAGGCTCTGGGTCAGACCCTCACCGTGGCCCAGCTGGACGTGCTCAGTGACGAGTCAGTGGCCCAGTGTCTCAGCTGCATCCAGGGAGGGGAAGTGGACGTGCTTG TgaataatgctggagtgggccTGGTGGGGCCCTTGGAAGGGCTCAGCCTAGCTGCCATGCAGAATATCTTTGATACCAACTTTTTTGGGgctgtccgtctggtcaaggctgtgctTCCTGGCATGAAGAGAAGGCGACAGGGCCACATCGTGGTGGTCAGCAGCGTCATGGGGCTGCAGG GTGTCGCGTTCAACGAAGTCTACGCGGCCTCCAAGTTTGCCATGGAGGGGTTCTTCGAAAGTCTGGCTGTCCAGCTGCTACAGTTCAACATCTT CATCTCCCTGGTGGAGCCAGGCCCGGTTATCACAGAATTTGAAGGCAAGCTCCTAGAGCAGGTTTCCACAGCCGAGTTCCCAGGCACCGACCCTGACACCCTGAGCTACTTTCGAGATCTGTACCTCCCAGCCTCCAGGGAGCTCTTTCACAACGTGGGACAGAGCCCACAGGATGTAGCCAAG GTCATCGTCAAGGTCATCGGCTCGGCCAGACCACCCTTGCGCCGACAGACCAACACCCGCTACACTCCACTGACCGCACTCAAGGCCATGGATCCCTCCGGCAGCCTGTATGTGCGAACCTCCCACCGCCTGCTCTTCCGCTGGCCACGCCTCCTCAAGCTTGGCCTTCGGTGCCTGGCCTGCAGCTGCTTCCGCACCCCAGTGTGGCCCCGATGA
- the LOC133061261 gene encoding small ribosomal subunit protein uS10-like, which produces MAFKDTGKTPVEPEVAIHRIRITLTSRSVKSLEKVCADLIRGVKEKNLKVKGPVRMPTKTLRITTRKTPCGEGSKTWDRFQMRIHKRLIDLHSPSEIVKQITSISTETGVEVEVTIADA; this is translated from the coding sequence ATGGCCTTTAAAGACACCGGCAAGACTCCCGTGGAGCCAGAGGTGGCCATTCACCGGATTAGGATCACCCTCACCAGCCGCAGCGTGAAGTCTCTGGAGAAGGTGTGTGCTGACTTGATCAGAGGCGTgaaggaaaagaatctcaaagTGAAAGGACCAGTTCGGATGCCTACCAAGACTCTGAGAATAACTACAAGGAAAACTCCTTGTGGTGAAGGTTCTAAGACTTGGGATCGATTCCAAATGAGGATCCACAAGCGACTCATTGACCTGCACAGCCCTTCTGAAATTGTCAAGCAGATCACTTCCATCAGTACTGAGACAGGAGTCGAGGTGGAAGTCACCATTGCCGATGCCTAA